Below is a window of Xylanibacillus composti DNA.
GCTTTTCCCACTGCAGCCAGCTGATCTCTATATTATGGGAACCTGTAAAGTACCTCCCGCCGGTCGCCCGAAGTCTGCGGTTAAAACTGGCACGATGGCGGAAAGGGCGCCCGAAGGAAGCTAGCGATATCGCTTCCACCCATTTCTGCAGTTCCTGATCGGTCATGTCTGCACCTCCGCCTAATGCTCACTTGAATTGTAACCGACGCATAGGATACACTGTCAAGTAGTGCTTACGACTGGAGAGAGGGGAAAGCAAGATCATGGCTAAATGGAAATATGTGCTGCTGCAGGACGGCGAGCAATTGGAGTTTGTTCAAATGCCGGCCACGCATGCCTACCAACTGAGCGCGCTGAACCGCCGACTGCACAAAGAACTGGACAAGTTGACTGTAGCGGACAAGCCGAACCTGCCCAAGGTTCTGGCGGAATGCGAGTCCGTGGAACTGCATGACGATCACCTTCTGTTGGCGCACGGTTTAACGTACGTGAATGAACTGGAGGCTTCCTTCGCGTCCCTGCAGGAATCGAACTACCCGCTCATCTCGC
It encodes the following:
- a CDS encoding hydrolase/acyltransferase, with product MAKWKYVLLQDGEQLEFVQMPATHAYQLSALNRRLHKELDKLTVADKPNLPKVLAECESVELHDDHLLLAHGLTYVNELEASFASLQESNYPLISLLTEIRALQAQLEQWYEEDAEGLHE